One region of Pseudomonas sp. ABC1 genomic DNA includes:
- a CDS encoding fatty acid desaturase, with protein sequence MALFRYPDGTLPNTLAMGYAVLTYGGGLALLLSPHLALNLLGTLLLAHGMIIAAFLIHEFAHGTIFASAVTNERVGEFFGWLTGSCYQDFQTMRKKHMRHHVDNADVISFDPRSFLLRRPRWVQKLVLALEWAHIPAVDLMIHYMVMLMPFFSEEPSHRARRGKVLTLFVVRSALFALLGWLSPLALVLYALAWMLMVCVLRLADMHQHTYEVVEQLIEGKLELPHKGDRDYEQGNTFSNLVSSRWPALNLLFLNFTYHNAHHDKPVAPWYRLPALHAQLFGEDYAQVIPMRELIGNYHRYRTHRVFSEDYGSLQDGPQRTERFYGAVGLSFLAVL encoded by the coding sequence ATGGCCCTGTTTCGATACCCCGATGGCACGCTGCCCAATACCCTGGCGATGGGGTACGCGGTACTGACCTATGGCGGCGGCCTGGCGCTGCTGCTGTCGCCCCATCTGGCGCTGAACCTGCTGGGCACGCTGTTGCTGGCCCACGGCATGATCATCGCCGCATTCCTGATCCACGAGTTCGCCCATGGCACGATCTTCGCCAGTGCGGTGACCAACGAGCGGGTCGGTGAGTTCTTCGGCTGGTTGACGGGGTCCTGCTACCAGGACTTCCAGACCATGCGCAAGAAACACATGCGCCATCACGTGGACAATGCCGATGTCATCAGCTTCGATCCGCGCAGCTTCCTGCTGCGTCGGCCGCGCTGGGTGCAGAAGCTGGTGCTGGCACTGGAGTGGGCGCACATCCCGGCGGTGGACCTGATGATCCACTACATGGTCATGCTGATGCCGTTCTTCAGCGAAGAGCCCAGTCACCGCGCCCGACGCGGCAAGGTGCTGACGCTGTTCGTCGTGCGCAGCGCCCTGTTCGCGCTGCTCGGCTGGCTGTCGCCCCTGGCCCTGGTGCTCTATGCGCTGGCCTGGATGCTGATGGTCTGTGTACTGCGGCTGGCCGATATGCACCAGCACACCTACGAGGTCGTCGAGCAACTGATCGAGGGCAAGCTGGAGCTGCCGCACAAGGGCGACCGTGACTACGAGCAGGGCAATACATTCAGCAACCTGGTCTCCAGTCGCTGGCCGGCGCTCAACCTGCTGTTCCTGAACTTCACTTATCACAATGCGCATCACGACAAGCCTGTGGCCCCCTGGTATCGGTTGCCTGCCCTGCATGCGCAATTGTTCGGCGAGGATTATGCGCAGGTCATCCCGATGCGCGAGTTGATCGGCAACTACCACCGTTACCGTACGCACCGTGTCTTCAGCGAGGACTACGGCAGCCTGCAGGACGGGCCGCAGCGCACCGAGCGTTTCTATGGCGCGGTGGGGCTTTCCTTCCTGGCCGTGTTGTGA
- a CDS encoding ABC transporter substrate-binding protein, which translates to MSRVLLHKTLLCLGLGVFSSLLPFTSHAVEKIRLASSIWPGYAPLYVADKLDLYKAQGVKVELQFFSDPGLIVPALASKAVDGATLTYDQVIGAVAKGHKYKVVMPIDYSNGGDAVVAAKGITSIRELAGQKVGYAPLSPPEFLLSHALKSNGMSEKDIQSVNINPDAVPGAMASGSLAAGVTWEPNVSRIVAMGGGERYHVLYSSKDAPGLITDVLVFDEAQVTKRAKAIEALIKGYLAGLEYMHSHPQEAAAIVGEVLGVSTEEAAEQMQGVYNMPLAEMGLNFEESEATTSFYGSGKVIAELMLNSGQIPAVPDIGSTFDSRFIDALTQ; encoded by the coding sequence ATGTCCAGAGTATTACTGCACAAGACCCTGCTATGCCTCGGGCTGGGCGTTTTCAGCAGCCTGCTTCCGTTTACATCGCACGCCGTGGAAAAGATCCGCCTGGCCAGCTCCATCTGGCCCGGTTACGCCCCGCTGTATGTCGCCGACAAGCTCGACCTGTACAAGGCTCAGGGGGTGAAGGTCGAACTGCAGTTCTTCAGCGACCCCGGCCTGATCGTTCCCGCCCTGGCCAGCAAGGCCGTGGATGGCGCGACCCTGACCTACGATCAGGTGATCGGCGCGGTGGCCAAGGGCCACAAGTACAAGGTGGTTATGCCTATCGACTACTCCAACGGCGGCGATGCCGTGGTCGCGGCAAAAGGCATTACCAGTATCCGCGAGCTGGCGGGCCAGAAGGTTGGCTATGCGCCGTTGTCTCCGCCCGAGTTCCTGCTCAGCCATGCGCTGAAAAGCAATGGCATGAGCGAGAAGGACATCCAGTCCGTCAACATCAACCCTGATGCAGTTCCCGGCGCTATGGCCTCGGGCAGCCTGGCTGCCGGGGTGACATGGGAACCCAACGTGTCCCGCATCGTGGCCATGGGCGGTGGCGAGCGTTACCACGTGCTCTATTCATCCAAGGACGCGCCAGGGCTGATCACCGACGTACTGGTGTTCGACGAGGCGCAGGTCACCAAGCGCGCCAAGGCTATCGAGGCACTGATCAAGGGCTACCTGGCCGGGCTGGAGTACATGCACAGCCATCCTCAGGAGGCCGCCGCCATCGTTGGCGAGGTGCTGGGAGTAAGCACGGAGGAAGCGGCCGAGCAGATGCAGGGCGTCTACAACATGCCACTGGCGGAAATGGGGCTCAATTTCGAGGAAAGCGAAGCCACCACTTCCTTCTACGGCAGCGGCAAGGTGATCGCGGAGTTGATGCTCAATAGCGGCCAGATACCGGCAGTGCCGGATATCGGCAGCACCTTCGACTCCCGTTTCATCGATGCCCTGACCCAATAA
- a CDS encoding chorismate lyase, which translates to MPVSDTPDWLSATRQPHPLAPDLHDWLFDQGSLTRRLTAQSDGHFDVQPLDEGWQPLRHDECTALGGAPGSIGWVREVYLRGHRQPWVFARSVALRSALEHSGLDLERLGSRSLGELLFSDQAFDRGELETCRYPADWLPGQVREDGLWARRSCFRRGELGVLVAEIFLPELWRAARVNSH; encoded by the coding sequence ATGCCCGTGTCCGATACTCCCGACTGGCTCAGCGCCACGCGACAACCCCATCCCCTCGCCCCCGACCTGCATGACTGGCTGTTCGACCAAGGCTCCCTGACCCGCCGCCTGACCGCACAGAGCGATGGCCACTTCGACGTGCAGCCCCTGGACGAAGGCTGGCAGCCCCTGCGCCACGATGAATGCACCGCCCTTGGCGGGGCGCCCGGCAGCATCGGCTGGGTCCGCGAGGTCTACCTGCGTGGCCACCGGCAACCCTGGGTATTCGCCCGCAGCGTGGCCTTGCGCAGCGCCCTGGAGCATTCGGGCCTGGACCTGGAGCGCCTGGGCAGCCGCTCCCTCGGCGAACTGCTGTTCAGCGACCAGGCCTTCGACCGGGGCGAGCTGGAAACCTGCCGCTATCCCGCCGACTGGTTGCCCGGGCAGGTACGAGAAGACGGCCTCTGGGCCCGCCGCTCCTGCTTTCGTCGTGGCGAACTGGGCGTGCTGGTCGCAGAAATCTTCCTTCCCGAGCTCTGGCGCGCAGCCAGGGTGAACAGCCACTGA
- the ubiA gene encoding 4-hydroxybenzoate octaprenyltransferase, with translation MYLKLLQSSNRLHPRAWDFIQLVRLDKPIGVFLLMWPTLVALWIAGDGAPAIGHVFIFSLGVILMRSAGCVINDFADRNFDGHVERTKARPLATGKVRVREAWILFAVLIGASFLLVLLTNATTIWLSFGALAVAALYPFMKRYTYYPQVVLGAAYSWGILMAFTAETGSLPAAAWLLYLANVLWTVAYDSYYAMADREDDLKIGLKSTAILFGDADRVIIASLQGMTLLCLALASVRFGLGLWFWLGLAVAALCFAWEFHSTRQREPLKCFRAFLHNHWAGLAILVGTLLDYGLRASV, from the coding sequence GTGTACCTGAAACTCCTGCAATCGAGCAACCGCCTGCATCCGCGAGCCTGGGACTTCATCCAACTGGTACGGCTGGACAAGCCCATCGGCGTCTTCCTGCTGATGTGGCCGACACTGGTGGCCCTGTGGATCGCCGGCGACGGCGCACCGGCTATCGGGCATGTATTCATTTTCAGCCTCGGCGTGATCCTGATGCGTTCCGCCGGTTGCGTGATCAACGACTTCGCCGACCGCAATTTCGATGGCCACGTCGAGCGCACCAAGGCCCGCCCGCTGGCCACCGGCAAGGTGCGCGTGCGCGAGGCCTGGATACTCTTCGCCGTACTGATCGGCGCCAGCTTCCTGTTGGTGCTGCTGACCAACGCCACCACTATCTGGCTGTCATTCGGCGCCCTGGCGGTGGCGGCGCTCTACCCCTTCATGAAGCGCTACACCTATTACCCGCAGGTGGTACTGGGCGCCGCCTACTCCTGGGGCATCCTCATGGCCTTCACCGCCGAGACCGGCAGCCTGCCCGCCGCAGCCTGGCTGCTGTACCTGGCCAACGTGCTGTGGACAGTGGCCTATGACTCCTACTACGCCATGGCCGACCGCGAGGACGACCTGAAGATCGGCCTGAAATCTACCGCCATCCTCTTCGGCGACGCCGATCGCGTCATCATCGCCAGCCTGCAAGGCATGACCCTGCTGTGCCTGGCACTGGCCAGCGTGCGCTTCGGCCTGGGCCTGTGGTTCTGGCTCGGCCTCGCCGTGGCGGCGCTGTGCTTCGCCTGGGAATTCCACAGTACGCGCCAGCGCGAGCCGCTGAAGTGCTTCCGGGCCTTCCTGCACAACCACTGGGCCGGTCTGGCGATCCTGGTCGGCACGCTGCTCGACTACGGCCTGCGCGCATCCGTCTGA
- the phoB gene encoding phosphate regulon transcriptional regulator PhoB gives MNGKSILIVDDEAPIREMIVVALEMAGYECLEADNTQQAHALIVDRRPDLILLDWMLPGTSGIELARRLKRDEMTANTPIIMLTAKDEEDNKIQGLEVGADDYITKPFSPRELVARLKAVLRRAAPNDSETPIEIGGLLLDPVSHRVTIDGKPAEMGPTEYRLLQFFMTHQERAYTRGQLLDQVWGGNVYVEERTVDVHIRRLRKALGESYENLVQTVRGTGYRFSVKN, from the coding sequence ATGAACGGCAAGAGCATCCTCATCGTCGATGACGAAGCGCCCATACGCGAGATGATCGTGGTAGCGCTGGAGATGGCGGGCTACGAATGCCTGGAAGCGGACAACACGCAACAGGCGCACGCCCTGATCGTCGACCGCAGGCCCGACCTGATCCTGCTCGACTGGATGCTGCCCGGCACGTCGGGCATCGAGCTGGCCCGCCGCCTGAAGCGCGACGAGATGACCGCCAACACGCCGATCATCATGCTCACCGCCAAGGACGAAGAGGACAACAAGATCCAGGGCCTGGAAGTCGGTGCCGACGACTACATCACCAAGCCTTTCTCGCCCCGCGAGCTGGTGGCGCGCCTCAAGGCCGTACTGCGCCGCGCCGCGCCGAACGACAGCGAAACACCCATCGAGATCGGCGGGTTGCTGCTCGATCCGGTCAGCCACCGCGTCACCATCGACGGCAAGCCGGCCGAGATGGGCCCGACCGAATACCGTCTGCTGCAATTCTTCATGACGCACCAGGAACGCGCCTACACCCGCGGGCAACTGCTCGACCAGGTCTGGGGCGGCAATGTGTATGTCGAGGAGCGCACCGTGGACGTGCACATCCGGCGCCTGCGCAAGGCCCTCGGCGAAAGCTACGAGAACCTGGTGCAGACGGTTCGTGGTACGGGCTATCGTTTCTCGGTCAAGAACTGA
- the phoR gene encoding phosphate regulon sensor histidine kinase PhoR, which produces MNQDWRGDLVRRLLLILLGCLVLGLVSGELAWALVLGLGGYLGWTLRQLLRLLDWMKQNPDAPPPDSHGIWAEVFDSLYQLQRRELRQRKQLQAVIDRVQDSTAALKDGVIMLDSQGNLEWWNIAASNLLGLKRQQDTGHPITNVVRHPAFKEYFERGQYDEALEIVSPVNDRIYLQVNITRYGNSEHMFLVRDITRLHHLEQMRKDFVANLSHELRTPLTVIAGYLETLLENSAEQPARWQRALQQMDQQAGRMQHLISDLLLLAKLETTTHPSANSPVAVDQLLRSIKSDALALSAEKRHNISLEADSHIQLRGSESELRSAFSNLVFNAVKYTPEGGDIHIRWSGNEQGARLCVQDSGIGIDRRHLPRLTERFYRVDSSRASTTGGTGLGLAIVKHVLLRHMGRLDIDSAPGKGSTFTCHFQAAQVVKA; this is translated from the coding sequence GTGAATCAAGACTGGCGCGGTGACCTGGTACGCCGGCTGCTGTTGATCCTGCTCGGCTGCCTGGTGCTTGGCCTGGTGTCCGGCGAACTCGCCTGGGCACTGGTCCTCGGCCTGGGCGGCTACCTGGGCTGGACGCTGCGCCAGTTGCTGCGCCTGCTCGACTGGATGAAGCAGAACCCCGACGCCCCGCCGCCGGACAGCCACGGGATATGGGCCGAGGTCTTCGACAGCCTCTATCAGTTGCAGCGCCGCGAGCTGCGCCAGCGCAAACAGCTACAGGCCGTCATCGACCGCGTACAGGACTCCACCGCCGCGCTGAAGGACGGCGTGATCATGCTCGACAGCCAGGGCAACCTGGAATGGTGGAACATCGCCGCCAGCAACCTGCTCGGGCTCAAGCGCCAGCAGGACACCGGGCACCCGATCACCAACGTGGTGCGCCACCCGGCATTCAAGGAATACTTCGAGCGCGGGCAATACGACGAGGCCCTGGAGATCGTCTCCCCGGTCAATGACCGCATCTACCTGCAAGTCAACATCACTCGCTACGGCAACAGCGAGCACATGTTCCTCGTGCGCGACATCACCCGGTTGCACCACCTTGAACAGATGCGCAAGGACTTCGTCGCCAACCTCTCCCATGAGCTGCGCACACCGTTGACGGTGATCGCCGGCTACCTGGAAACCCTGCTGGAAAACAGCGCCGAGCAGCCCGCGCGCTGGCAACGGGCGCTGCAACAGATGGACCAGCAGGCGGGCCGCATGCAGCACCTGATCAGCGACCTGTTGCTGCTGGCCAAGCTGGAGACCACCACCCATCCATCGGCCAACAGCCCGGTGGCCGTCGACCAGTTGCTGAGGTCGATCAAGAGCGACGCCCTGGCCCTGTCGGCGGAAAAACGCCACAACATCTCGCTGGAGGCCGACAGCCATATCCAGTTGCGCGGCAGCGAGAGCGAACTGCGCAGCGCCTTCTCCAACCTGGTGTTCAATGCGGTGAAATACACGCCCGAGGGCGGCGACATCCACATTCGCTGGTCCGGCAACGAACAGGGCGCCAGGCTCTGCGTGCAGGACTCGGGGATCGGCATCGACCGGCGCCACCTGCCGCGCCTGACCGAACGCTTCTACCGCGTCGACTCCAGCCGCGCCAGCACCACCGGCGGCACCGGCCTGGGCCTGGCCATCGTCAAGCATGTGCTGCTGCGCCATATGGGGCGCCTGGACATCGACAGCGCTCCCGGCAAGGGCAGCACCTTCACCTGCCACTTCCAGGCGGCGCAGGTGGTCAAGGCGTGA
- a CDS encoding hemolysin family protein: protein MDPSSSSVSPSYFADVGLIFFALFLVLLNGFFVAAEFAMVKLRATKVEAIADEHGWRGHILRKVHNQLDAYLSACQLGITLASLGLGWVGEPAFAHLLEPLMAALGIESQALIHAFAFFTAFFIISYLHIVVGELAPKSWAIRKPELLSLWTAVPLYLFYWLMYPAIYLLNASANAILRIAGQGEPGSQNEHHYSRDELKLILHSNRTLDPGNQDIRVLASAVEMSELEVSDWANSREDLLQIDSDASLADILTIIRRHKYSRYPVYDHEQNEFIGLLHIKDLLLALAEDGLQAEDFVLADLLRPLERVSRSMPLNELLEQFRQGGAHFVLVEEGDHKVVGFLTMEDVLEVLVGDIQDEHHKTDHSILAYQPGKLLVRGDTPLFKLERILHVDLDHIEADTLGGLVYESLKRVPEKNEVLEVEGLHIVIKKMRGPKIILAKVLKQKPQLSED from the coding sequence ATGGACCCTTCCTCTAGTAGCGTTTCACCCTCCTATTTCGCCGATGTCGGCCTGATTTTCTTTGCCCTGTTCCTGGTGCTGCTCAACGGCTTCTTCGTCGCCGCCGAGTTCGCCATGGTCAAGCTGCGCGCCACCAAGGTGGAAGCAATCGCCGACGAGCATGGCTGGCGCGGGCATATCCTGCGCAAAGTGCACAACCAACTGGATGCCTACCTGTCGGCCTGCCAGCTCGGCATCACCCTGGCCTCGCTGGGGCTGGGCTGGGTCGGCGAGCCGGCCTTCGCCCACCTGCTGGAGCCGTTGATGGCGGCGCTGGGCATCGAGTCCCAGGCGCTGATCCACGCCTTCGCCTTCTTCACCGCGTTCTTCATCATTTCCTACCTGCACATCGTCGTCGGTGAACTGGCGCCCAAGTCCTGGGCGATCCGCAAGCCCGAGTTGCTGTCGCTGTGGACGGCCGTACCGCTGTACCTGTTCTACTGGCTGATGTACCCGGCCATCTACCTGCTCAACGCCAGCGCCAACGCCATCCTGCGCATTGCCGGCCAGGGCGAGCCGGGCAGCCAGAACGAGCACCACTACAGCCGTGACGAACTCAAGCTGATCCTGCACTCCAACCGCACGCTGGACCCGGGCAACCAGGACATCCGGGTGCTGGCCTCGGCGGTGGAGATGAGCGAGCTGGAAGTCTCCGACTGGGCCAACTCCCGCGAAGACCTGCTGCAGATCGACAGCGATGCCTCCCTGGCCGATATCCTCACCATCATCCGCCGCCACAAATACAGCCGCTATCCGGTCTACGACCACGAGCAGAACGAGTTCATCGGGCTGCTGCACATCAAGGACCTGCTGCTGGCGCTGGCCGAGGATGGCCTGCAGGCCGAGGACTTCGTCCTCGCCGACCTGCTGCGCCCGCTGGAGCGCGTCTCGCGCAGCATGCCGCTGAACGAACTGCTCGAACAGTTCCGCCAGGGCGGCGCGCACTTCGTACTGGTCGAGGAAGGCGATCACAAGGTGGTCGGCTTCCTCACCATGGAAGACGTGCTGGAAGTGCTGGTGGGCGATATCCAGGACGAACACCACAAGACCGACCACAGCATCCTTGCCTACCAGCCGGGCAAACTGCTGGTGCGCGGCGACACTCCGCTGTTCAAGCTGGAGCGCATCCTGCACGTCGACCTCGACCATATCGAGGCCGACACCCTGGGCGGACTGGTCTACGAAAGCCTCAAGCGCGTGCCGGAGAAAAACGAAGTGCTGGAGGTCGAAGGCCTGCACATCGTGATCAAGAAAATGCGCGGGCCGAAGATCATCCTGGCCAAGGTGCTCAAGCAGAAGCCCCAGTTGTCCGAAGACTGA
- a CDS encoding adenosylcobalamin-dependent ribonucleoside-diphosphate reductase has translation MTQAAKVRSISKAVADIPIQDASMDIWDKKYRLKAKDGRVIDQTIDDSFQRVAKALAEVEQTPELRKLWGEKFLWALRRGAIPAGRITSNAGAQEHKPATSTINCTVSGIVADSMDDILEKVHEAGLTLKAGCGIGYEFSTLRPRGAYVSGAGSYTSGPLSFMDIYDKMCFTVSSAGGRRGAQMATFDVGHPDVADFIRAKREDGRLRQFNLSLLITDEFMTAVQANADWPLAFPLSQKEVEEDGIDTTDASQVIWRDWPQKGPYITNDQGLTACRVYKVIKAQRLWDMIMSSTYDFAEPGFILIDRVNEMNNNWFCEDIRATNPCGEQPLPPYGACLLGSINLTQFVRDPFTDRARFDWDEYKDVVRIFTRMLDNVVEINGLPLEQQRREIQRKRRHGMGFLGLGSTLTMLKMQYGDAQSLVFTEEVAKQMAVVGWEAGLELAREKGAAPLMDEDFVVTAEMLAKRPEMAVDGIKPGDTVKGRVLWARYSRYMQRIGEVAPQLIEQLAETGSRFSHHSSIAPTGTISLSLANNTSNGIEPSFAHHYFRNVIREGKKSKEKVDVYSSELLAYRHFIDPEAAPGNGLPDYFITADDITPKQHVDIQAAAQKWVDSSISKTANVPSDYPYESFKDIYVYAHQQGLKGCTTFRFNPEAFQGVLVKEADLAATTYRFALADGSLVEAKGNEEIEYDGEIHSAANLFDALKEGYYGKF, from the coding sequence ATGACCCAAGCAGCGAAGGTACGATCCATCAGCAAGGCCGTCGCCGACATCCCGATCCAGGATGCGTCGATGGACATCTGGGACAAGAAGTACCGCCTCAAGGCCAAGGATGGACGGGTCATCGACCAGACCATCGACGACAGCTTCCAGCGCGTCGCCAAGGCCCTTGCTGAAGTCGAGCAGACACCTGAACTGCGCAAGCTGTGGGGCGAGAAATTCCTCTGGGCGCTGCGCCGTGGCGCCATCCCCGCCGGGCGCATCACCTCCAATGCCGGCGCCCAGGAACACAAGCCCGCCACCAGTACCATCAACTGCACCGTCTCCGGCATCGTCGCCGACTCCATGGACGACATCCTCGAGAAGGTCCACGAGGCCGGGCTGACGCTCAAGGCCGGTTGCGGCATCGGCTACGAATTCTCCACCCTGCGCCCGCGCGGGGCCTATGTCTCCGGGGCGGGCTCGTACACCTCGGGGCCGCTGTCGTTCATGGATATCTACGACAAGATGTGCTTCACCGTGTCTTCCGCCGGTGGGCGCCGGGGCGCACAGATGGCCACCTTCGACGTCGGCCACCCGGACGTCGCCGACTTCATCCGCGCCAAGCGCGAAGACGGCCGCCTGCGCCAGTTCAACCTCAGCCTGCTGATCACCGACGAGTTCATGACCGCCGTGCAGGCCAACGCGGACTGGCCGCTGGCCTTCCCGCTGAGCCAGAAGGAAGTCGAGGAAGACGGCATCGACACCACCGACGCCAGCCAGGTGATCTGGCGCGACTGGCCGCAGAAAGGCCCCTACATCACCAACGACCAGGGCCTGACCGCCTGCCGTGTGTACAAGGTGATCAAGGCCCAGCGCCTGTGGGACATGATCATGTCCTCCACCTACGACTTCGCCGAGCCGGGCTTCATCCTCATCGACCGCGTCAACGAGATGAACAACAACTGGTTCTGCGAGGACATCCGTGCCACCAACCCCTGCGGCGAGCAACCGCTGCCGCCCTATGGCGCCTGCCTGCTCGGCTCGATCAACCTGACCCAGTTCGTGCGCGATCCCTTCACCGACCGCGCGCGTTTCGACTGGGACGAGTACAAGGACGTGGTGCGCATCTTCACCCGCATGCTGGACAACGTGGTGGAGATCAACGGCCTGCCGCTGGAACAGCAGCGCCGCGAAATCCAGCGCAAGCGTCGCCACGGCATGGGCTTCCTCGGCCTGGGCTCGACCCTGACCATGCTCAAGATGCAATACGGCGATGCACAATCGCTGGTCTTCACCGAAGAAGTGGCCAAGCAGATGGCCGTGGTCGGCTGGGAAGCCGGACTGGAACTGGCACGGGAGAAAGGCGCCGCACCGCTGATGGACGAAGACTTCGTCGTCACCGCGGAAATGCTCGCCAAGCGCCCGGAAATGGCCGTGGACGGCATCAAGCCCGGCGATACGGTCAAGGGCCGCGTGCTCTGGGCCAGGTACTCGCGCTATATGCAGCGCATCGGTGAGGTCGCGCCGCAATTGATCGAGCAACTGGCCGAGACTGGCAGCCGCTTCAGCCACCACAGTTCCATCGCGCCAACCGGCACCATTTCCCTGTCACTGGCCAACAACACCAGCAACGGCATCGAGCCGAGCTTCGCCCACCACTACTTCCGCAACGTCATCCGCGAAGGCAAGAAGTCCAAGGAAAAGGTCGACGTCTACTCCTCCGAGCTGCTCGCCTACCGGCACTTCATCGACCCCGAGGCCGCCCCCGGCAACGGCCTGCCGGACTACTTCATCACCGCCGACGACATCACGCCGAAGCAGCACGTGGATATCCAGGCGGCGGCGCAGAAGTGGGTCGACAGCTCCATCTCGAAAACCGCCAACGTGCCCAGCGACTACCCCTACGAGTCGTTCAAGGACATCTACGTCTACGCCCACCAGCAGGGCCTGAAGGGCTGCACCACCTTCCGTTTCAACCCCGAGGCGTTCCAGGGCGTACTGGTCAAGGAGGCCGACCTGGCCGCCACCACCTACCGTTTCGCCTTGGCCGACGGCAGCCTCGTCGAGGCCAAGGGTAACGAGGAAATCGAATACGACGGCGAAATCCACAGCGCCGCCAACCTGTTCGATGCCCTCAAAGAAGGCTATTACGGAAAATTCTGA
- a CDS encoding NrdJb — protein sequence MSNKKIRIDSKIVGYEVVKPEQAEVVAATPEPELELMHEKVQRPEALEGSTYKIKTPLSEHALYVTINDLVLNQGTEHEQRHPFEIFINSKNMDHFQWIVALTRIASAVFRKGGDCTFLAEELKAVFDPKGGYFKKGGKFMPSLVAEIGDVIETHLRKIGLIESERLDEHQKAFIEQKKAELKADSASQDSGYPPGAALCGKCNTTALVQMDGCLTCLNCGDSKCG from the coding sequence ATGAGCAACAAGAAAATCCGCATCGACAGCAAGATCGTCGGCTACGAAGTGGTCAAGCCGGAGCAGGCCGAGGTCGTCGCCGCCACGCCAGAGCCGGAACTCGAGCTGATGCACGAGAAGGTCCAGCGCCCCGAGGCGCTGGAAGGCTCGACCTACAAGATCAAGACGCCGCTGTCCGAACACGCGCTGTACGTCACCATCAACGACCTCGTGCTCAACCAGGGCACCGAGCACGAGCAGCGCCACCCGTTCGAGATCTTCATCAACTCGAAGAACATGGACCACTTCCAGTGGATCGTCGCCCTCACCCGCATCGCCTCGGCAGTGTTCCGCAAGGGCGGCGACTGCACGTTCCTCGCCGAGGAACTGAAAGCCGTGTTCGACCCCAAGGGCGGCTACTTCAAGAAAGGCGGCAAGTTCATGCCCTCGCTGGTGGCCGAGATCGGCGACGTGATCGAGACCCACCTGCGCAAGATCGGCCTGATCGAGTCCGAACGCCTGGACGAGCACCAGAAAGCCTTCATCGAACAAAAGAAGGCCGAACTGAAGGCGGACAGTGCCAGCCAGGACTCCGGCTACCCACCGGGCGCCGCCCTGTGTGGCAAGTGCAACACCACGGCGCTGGTGCAGATGGATGGCTGCCTGACCTGCCTCAACTGCGGCGACAGCAAGTGCGGGTAA